The following coding sequences are from one Verrucosispora sp. WMMD573 window:
- a CDS encoding LacI family DNA-binding transcriptional regulator, whose translation MSGVTIYQVAREAGVSPSTVSNFLNGRPGRMLPQTRTRVADAIDRLGYRPNRAARQLRTGRIQVVGLVVPSVANPFWGNFARYLERAALADGYHVLLCNSEREPDRERRYLEELWADGIRGVVLCSSLPSLNHVLPLVEAGLSLVAFDRTAQAGDPGTLVNISVDNVVGSHLATAHLLELGHRRIAFVSGSLRSVNRRERFRGFTDALEQAGLDPAEAIVWSGGAEQEPYGDLDAAGLGRTAAHELLQSKDRPTAIVAINDMCALGISAGIRDAGLRVGEDVSVVGFDDIVLADLAAPPLTTVRQPIGDMAAAAFRHLLSRIDEAEASPSQSLLLRPELVVRASTGPAPEPRE comes from the coding sequence GTGAGTGGTGTGACGATCTACCAGGTGGCCCGAGAGGCTGGCGTCTCGCCCAGCACCGTGTCGAACTTCCTCAACGGCCGGCCCGGCCGGATGCTCCCGCAGACCCGAACCCGGGTGGCCGACGCGATAGACCGGCTCGGCTACCGCCCGAATCGCGCCGCCCGGCAGTTGCGTACCGGCCGGATTCAGGTGGTCGGGTTGGTCGTGCCCTCGGTCGCCAACCCGTTCTGGGGCAACTTCGCTCGCTACCTGGAACGCGCCGCGCTGGCTGACGGGTACCACGTCCTGCTGTGCAACAGCGAGCGGGAGCCGGACCGGGAGCGACGCTACCTCGAGGAACTCTGGGCCGACGGCATCCGCGGGGTCGTCCTCTGCTCCTCACTGCCCTCCCTGAACCACGTGCTGCCCCTGGTCGAGGCAGGGCTCAGCCTGGTCGCCTTCGACCGCACCGCACAGGCCGGCGACCCGGGCACCCTGGTGAACATCAGCGTCGACAACGTGGTGGGTTCCCACCTCGCCACCGCCCACCTGCTGGAGCTCGGCCATCGTCGCATCGCATTCGTCTCCGGATCGCTGCGCAGCGTCAACCGCCGGGAGCGGTTTCGTGGCTTCACCGACGCGTTGGAGCAGGCCGGGCTGGACCCCGCCGAGGCGATCGTCTGGTCCGGCGGCGCGGAGCAGGAGCCGTACGGCGATCTCGATGCCGCCGGGCTCGGTCGCACCGCCGCACACGAGTTGCTGCAGTCCAAGGATCGTCCCACCGCCATCGTCGCCATCAACGACATGTGCGCCCTCGGCATCAGTGCCGGTATCCGGGATGCCGGACTCCGGGTGGGCGAGGACGTGTCCGTGGTCGGCTTCGACGACATCGTGCTCGCCGATCTGGCGGCACCACCCCTGACCACGGTCCGCCAGCCGATCGGCGACATGGCCGCAGCCGCCTTCCGGCACCTGCTCTCCCGAATCGACGAGGCCGAGGCCAGCCCCAGTCAGTCCCTGCTGCTCCGACCGGAACTGGTGGTGCGCGCCTCGACCGGACCGGCACCCGAACCCAGGGAGTAG
- a CDS encoding helix-turn-helix domain-containing protein yields MTTGGTPRVKSADRTVELLELLATMPDRRTLVELARDLGIPKSSMHGLLHTLVQRGWVETDTGGSRYGLGVQALRTGAAYLRTDRAVRRLTSVVDWLHRELDTTVQLGRLVGGHMVCLLTREKADVRPMLRTGWSSPAYTTAMGRVVLARATGDDVPLARMLPASAALPPAALDALRHDLARTVERGHAVDTRLTDLDHGTGVAVAAPLTLGPYDAIGVCTPADALTEPQAHEIAAAIRGAVTAGLAGRL; encoded by the coding sequence ATGACGACAGGCGGCACCCCCCGGGTCAAGTCGGCGGACCGCACCGTCGAGCTGCTGGAACTGCTCGCCACCATGCCGGACCGGCGCACCCTCGTGGAACTCGCCCGGGACCTCGGAATCCCGAAGAGCAGCATGCATGGCCTGCTACACACCCTGGTGCAGCGCGGATGGGTGGAGACCGACACCGGCGGGTCCCGCTACGGTCTGGGCGTTCAGGCGCTGCGCACCGGAGCCGCATACCTGCGCACCGATCGCGCGGTCCGGCGTCTCACCTCGGTCGTCGACTGGCTGCACCGGGAACTCGACACGACAGTGCAGCTGGGTCGGCTGGTCGGCGGGCACATGGTCTGTCTGCTGACCCGGGAGAAGGCCGACGTGCGACCCATGCTCCGCACAGGTTGGTCCTCACCGGCTTACACCACTGCGATGGGCCGAGTCGTGCTGGCCCGCGCCACGGGCGATGACGTGCCGTTGGCACGGATGCTTCCCGCCTCGGCCGCGCTGCCACCGGCGGCCCTCGACGCGCTGCGGCATGACCTCGCCCGGACGGTCGAGCGAGGTCATGCCGTCGACACGAGACTGACCGATCTGGACCACGGCACCGGCGTGGCGGTGGCCGCCCCACTCACACTCGGCCCGTACGACGCGATCGGCGTCTGCACGCCCGCCGACGCACTGACCGAGCCGCAGGCTCATGAGATCGCCGCGGCGATCCGGGGGGCGGTCACGGCCGGACTGGCCGGCCGGCTCTAA
- a CDS encoding polysaccharide lyase family 7 protein → MRRTTTIALPAALALAAGAALVAAPAQAATALPVTAATASSHDGNVPANVIDGSLSTRWSALGDGSWIRLDLGASKQVGSVGIAWYNGNQRQATFTVQTSTDASSWTTVVSQRQSSGSTTQLENYDFTDRSARYVRIVGYGNTANDWNSITEATVYGTDGNGGGGGDCAVPADVLNLTNWKITLPTGSSGSPTEIKQPALDSFQVSPYFVTANSCQSVQFRSPVNGVTTSGSSYARSELREMANNGSSNASWSSTSGTHTLVVDAVFDTLPSTKPHVVVAQIHDSDDDVTVFRLEGTSLYVTNDNDTHYHLVTSNYQLGTRFQAKFVVSGGQVKAYYNNVLQTTITKSFSGAYFKAGAYTQANCSNSSPCSSSNYGQTRIFGLTVTHS, encoded by the coding sequence ATGAGACGAACCACCACCATCGCGCTACCCGCTGCCCTTGCCCTTGCCGCCGGTGCGGCGCTTGTCGCCGCACCGGCGCAGGCCGCTACCGCCCTGCCCGTCACCGCCGCGACGGCCAGCTCCCACGACGGCAACGTGCCGGCCAACGTCATCGACGGCAGCCTCTCCACCCGCTGGTCGGCCCTGGGCGACGGCTCGTGGATCCGCCTCGACCTCGGTGCCAGCAAGCAGGTCGGCTCGGTCGGCATCGCCTGGTACAACGGCAACCAGCGGCAGGCCACCTTCACCGTGCAGACGTCCACCGACGCCAGCTCCTGGACGACAGTCGTGTCCCAGCGACAGAGCAGTGGCAGCACCACCCAGCTGGAGAACTACGACTTCACCGACCGGTCGGCCCGCTACGTCCGCATCGTCGGCTACGGGAACACGGCCAACGACTGGAACAGCATCACCGAGGCGACGGTCTACGGCACCGACGGCAACGGTGGAGGCGGAGGCGACTGCGCCGTCCCCGCCGACGTGCTCAACCTGACCAATTGGAAGATCACCCTGCCGACCGGATCCTCCGGCAGCCCGACCGAGATCAAACAACCCGCCCTGGACAGCTTCCAGGTCTCTCCCTACTTCGTCACCGCCAACTCGTGCCAGTCGGTCCAGTTCCGGTCCCCGGTCAACGGGGTGACCACGAGCGGCTCCAGCTACGCCCGTTCGGAGCTGCGCGAGATGGCGAACAACGGATCGAGCAACGCGAGTTGGTCGTCGACCTCCGGCACGCACACCCTGGTGGTGGACGCCGTGTTCGACACGCTGCCCTCGACCAAGCCACACGTGGTGGTGGCCCAGATCCACGACTCCGACGACGACGTCACCGTGTTCCGGCTCGAAGGCACCAGCCTCTACGTCACCAACGATAACGACACGCACTATCACCTGGTCACCAGCAACTACCAGCTCGGCACCCGTTTCCAGGCCAAGTTCGTGGTCAGCGGCGGCCAGGTGAAGGCGTACTACAACAACGTTCTGCAGACGACCATCACCAAGAGCTTCTCCGGCGCCTACTTCAAGGCCGGCGCCTACACCCAGGCGAACTGCTCCAACTCCTCGCCGTGCAGCAGCAGCAACTACGGACAGACCCGTATCTTCGGCCTCACCGTGACCCACTCCTGA
- a CDS encoding chondroitinase-B domain-containing protein, with protein sequence MNRAKLSARGALAAAALAAGILAALPALAGAHPAADPPAEPSRFAVNATEPLAVCAVSASGNDGNLPTNTRDGDLGTRWSADGDGVWIRYDLCSVVTTGAVTVAWYKGDQRQTTFTVQTSTNGTSWTTVVPTRTSSGSTSLPETYDFPAVAARHLRILGYGNTQNGWTSITEVRILGSGPGATPSPTATVSPTPTPSTPPPGGAIVNVSSSTQLSNAMANAAAGQTILLADGNYSIGKLNARHGTANAPITIMAAHQGKAVITGGQLEVLDSSYVTVSGLTWRNSNTLKLTGSHHVRLTRNHFRLAESSSLKWVIIQGADSHHNRIDHNLFEEKHQLGNFITIDGSSTQQSQYDLIDHNHFRNSGPRATNEMEAIRVGWSAISQSSGHTTIENNLFENCDGDPEIISVKSNDNTVRYNTFRTSQGTLSLRHGNRSQVHGNFFLGGGKAGTGGVRVYGQDHKIYNNHFEGLTGTGYDAALQLDGGDVDTSGALSAHWRVYRATAVHNTFVNNVSNIEIGANYTLAPVDSVVADNIVVGSQGTLINELKTPRNMTYAGNIAWPTGSASVGTAVGVRTVNPLLTKQGEVYRIASGSPAVNTATGNYPYLTHDMDGQPRSGTADVGADELSSAAVDRSPLDAASVGTNAP encoded by the coding sequence ATGAATCGCGCGAAGTTGAGCGCACGCGGCGCCCTCGCCGCCGCGGCACTCGCAGCAGGCATTCTCGCGGCACTGCCCGCTCTTGCCGGAGCACACCCCGCAGCCGACCCCCCGGCCGAGCCGAGCCGGTTCGCGGTGAACGCCACCGAGCCGCTGGCCGTCTGCGCGGTGAGCGCGAGCGGCAACGACGGAAACTTGCCGACGAACACCCGCGATGGTGACCTCGGAACCCGCTGGTCCGCCGACGGCGACGGCGTCTGGATCCGCTACGACCTCTGCTCGGTTGTCACCACGGGCGCGGTGACGGTGGCGTGGTACAAAGGCGACCAGCGCCAGACGACCTTCACCGTACAGACCTCGACCAACGGCACGAGCTGGACCACCGTCGTGCCGACCCGGACCAGCTCGGGGTCGACATCGCTACCCGAGACCTACGACTTTCCCGCCGTCGCCGCTCGACACCTGCGCATCCTCGGCTACGGCAACACCCAGAACGGGTGGACCTCGATCACCGAAGTGCGCATTCTCGGGTCCGGCCCGGGCGCAACTCCATCACCCACGGCCACAGTCAGTCCGACGCCAACGCCGAGCACGCCGCCGCCGGGCGGCGCGATCGTCAACGTGTCCTCGTCGACGCAGCTCAGCAACGCGATGGCCAACGCCGCAGCCGGCCAGACGATCCTGCTCGCCGACGGCAACTACTCGATCGGCAAGCTCAACGCCAGGCACGGCACCGCCAACGCACCAATCACGATCATGGCGGCTCATCAGGGCAAGGCGGTCATCACCGGCGGTCAGCTCGAAGTGCTCGACTCGTCGTACGTCACTGTCAGTGGGTTGACCTGGCGCAACAGCAACACCTTGAAGCTCACCGGCTCGCACCACGTCAGACTGACCCGCAACCACTTCCGGCTCGCCGAGTCGAGTTCGCTGAAGTGGGTCATCATCCAAGGCGCGGACAGTCACCACAACCGCATCGATCACAACCTGTTCGAAGAGAAGCACCAGCTCGGCAACTTCATCACCATCGACGGATCGTCCACCCAGCAGTCCCAGTACGACCTGATCGACCACAACCACTTCCGCAACAGCGGCCCCCGCGCCACCAACGAGATGGAGGCCATCCGGGTCGGTTGGAGCGCGATCTCCCAGTCGAGCGGGCACACCACGATCGAGAACAACCTGTTCGAGAACTGCGACGGCGACCCAGAGATCATCTCGGTGAAGAGCAACGACAACACGGTGCGGTACAACACCTTCCGCACCTCGCAGGGCACGCTGTCGCTGCGCCACGGCAACCGCAGCCAGGTGCACGGCAACTTCTTCCTCGGCGGCGGCAAGGCCGGCACCGGCGGAGTCCGGGTCTACGGTCAGGACCACAAGATTTACAACAACCACTTCGAAGGGCTGACCGGCACCGGCTACGACGCCGCCCTGCAACTCGACGGCGGCGACGTCGACACCTCGGGGGCACTCTCCGCGCACTGGCGGGTGTATCGGGCCACAGCGGTGCACAACACCTTCGTCAACAACGTGTCGAACATCGAGATCGGCGCCAACTACACCCTCGCGCCGGTCGACAGTGTCGTGGCCGACAACATTGTCGTCGGTTCTCAGGGCACCCTGATCAACGAGCTGAAGACCCCCAGAAACATGACGTACGCCGGCAACATCGCCTGGCCGACCGGCTCGGCCAGCGTCGGTACGGCCGTCGGAGTTCGGACCGTCAATCCGCTCCTGACCAAACAGGGTGAGGTGTACCGGATCGCCTCCGGCAGCCCCGCCGTCAACACCGCCACGGGCAACTACCCGTACCTGACGCATGACATGGACGGGCAGCCGCGCAGCGGAACCGCCGACGTCGGGGCCGACGAGTTGTCCAGCGCTGCGGTTGATCGAAGCCCGCTCGACGCCGCGAGCGTGGGAACAAACGCGCCCTGA
- a CDS encoding ABC transporter substrate-binding protein, with translation MTRTRGSRTRAMAVALVATLFATACGGSAPSNDDEASGTIRLLTPIFEGADGKTVLEKQLGDFKEKYPDITVEVDYTSYGKLNEKLTTSIAGGRPYDVMLMGVGWIPPFAEKGALAELDESKQELTQRYNERVVEPGIYQDKVYGLPIMLDTRFGLYRKDIFAEAGIPAPPSNFAELREIGRKLTVRDGSGKLTRAGVDILSNDLRQTFLPLMWANGGELWTPDGKPAFNSPEAVGALQLMTDIIRTDKSEDFGFTQPGATGLPLAQGRAAMMVGHNNHLLAIEEQAPELIKEDKIGFFMINNERPAMFQGGTLATVSAKSQRPAAAKALVSFLTDEQASLAANEQRGNVPALNSLADSEYVESNKAAQFAMANLDAAYSEGGVPAWLEIRGDFKAAIESALLGQKTPQQALDELVVKAQAAIAKG, from the coding sequence ATGACCAGAACCCGGGGGAGTCGAACGCGTGCGATGGCGGTGGCGCTCGTCGCGACGCTGTTCGCCACCGCCTGTGGCGGTTCGGCACCCAGTAACGATGACGAGGCCAGCGGCACGATTCGGCTGCTGACCCCGATCTTCGAGGGTGCGGACGGCAAGACCGTGCTGGAGAAGCAGCTCGGCGACTTCAAGGAGAAGTACCCGGACATTACCGTCGAGGTGGACTACACCTCGTACGGCAAGCTCAACGAGAAGCTCACCACCTCGATCGCCGGTGGTCGGCCGTACGACGTGATGCTGATGGGGGTCGGTTGGATTCCGCCGTTCGCGGAGAAGGGCGCCCTGGCGGAACTCGACGAGAGTAAGCAGGAGCTGACCCAGCGGTACAACGAGCGGGTGGTGGAGCCCGGCATCTACCAGGACAAGGTCTACGGCCTGCCGATCATGCTGGACACCCGGTTCGGCCTGTACCGCAAGGACATCTTCGCCGAGGCGGGCATCCCGGCCCCGCCGAGCAACTTCGCCGAGCTACGCGAGATCGGCCGCAAGCTGACCGTGCGGGACGGCAGCGGCAAGCTCACCCGCGCCGGCGTCGACATCCTCTCCAACGACCTACGTCAGACGTTCCTCCCACTGATGTGGGCCAACGGCGGCGAGCTGTGGACTCCCGACGGAAAGCCTGCCTTCAACAGTCCCGAGGCGGTCGGTGCGCTGCAACTGATGACCGACATCATCCGCACCGACAAGTCCGAGGACTTCGGCTTCACTCAGCCCGGTGCCACCGGTCTCCCGCTGGCCCAGGGGCGCGCGGCGATGATGGTGGGTCACAACAACCACCTGCTGGCGATCGAGGAGCAGGCACCGGAACTGATCAAAGAAGACAAGATCGGCTTCTTTATGATCAACAATGAGCGGCCCGCGATGTTCCAGGGCGGCACCCTGGCAACCGTCTCGGCGAAGTCCCAGCGTCCGGCCGCTGCCAAGGCGCTGGTCAGCTTCCTCACCGACGAGCAGGCATCGCTCGCCGCGAACGAGCAGCGGGGTAACGTACCGGCCCTCAACAGCCTGGCCGACTCCGAGTACGTGGAGAGCAACAAGGCCGCGCAATTCGCCATGGCGAACCTCGACGCCGCCTACTCCGAAGGTGGGGTCCCGGCCTGGTTGGAAATCCGGGGTGACTTCAAGGCGGCCATCGAGTCCGCGCTGCTGGGCCAGAAGACCCCGCAGCAGGCCCTCGACGAGCTGGTGGTCAAGGCCCAGGCAGCGATCGCCAAGGGATGA